The nucleotide window AACCTCGATGGCAGCGGCCGGACCACCTACGCCTCGGGCCTGCGCAACCCCCAGGGCATGGGCGTCAATCCGGCCCGGGCCAACGAAATCTGGACGGTGGTGAATGAGCGCGACGGCCTGGGCGACGACCTCGTGCCCGACTACGCCACCGCCGTGCCCCGCGGGGCCTTCTTCGGCTACCCCTGGGCCTACCTGGCCCCCGATAAGCGCGACCCGCGCATCACCGAGCCCGCCCGGCCCAGGTAGCCAGCACCCGCACCCCGAAGTGCTGCTGCGCGCCCACGCCGCCGCCCTGGGCCTGACCTTCTACACCGGCACGGCCTTTCCCGAGGATGCCCGCGGCGACTTATTTCTGGCCATGCGCGGCTCCTGGAACCGCTCGGTGGGCTCGGGCTATAAGGTGGTGCGCGTACGCATGAACGCCGCCGGCCTGCCCGAAACCGCCGCCGCCGACGGCCGCGGTGCCAGCTACGAAGACTTCGTGACCGGCTGGCAGATCAACGAGGGCCAAGCCGCCCCGCCCCAGGTGTGGGGCCGCCCCGTGGGTATCATCACCGGCCCCGACGGCTCCCTGCTCATCGCCGAAGACGGCACCGGCATCGTCTGGCGCGTGAGCTACCGGGGCAATTAGTATTAAGCAGCGCCCCCGCAACAAGAAACAGCACAAGCGGCTGGCGCTCTAGGTAGCGCCAGCCGCTTGTGCTGTTTCAGCCGTTTTCTAATCAGCAACGCTTGTAACGGTTTCTAATCTAAATCAGTCATTTCCTGAGCCTGTCCGCTTGCTGCGGCAGCCTGTTCTCAGCCGACAGCCCTTAAAGCCACTGTTGGCGGTACTACTCGCCTTTGGCCATGGATATGTGAGGCTGATACCACTGATACAGCACTTTTTGCAGCTCCATCAGGGAAATGGGCTGGCCGGCTTCGTTGTAGCCGGTCATGCTCCGCAGGACTTTGCGCTTGGTACGGTCACTGCCTAGCTCGGTGTCGTTTAGCACCGTAGCCAGTTGCTCATAGCGTAGCTGCCCGGTAGGATAGTAGGAATACACAGTTTGGCGCAGGCTGTCGGTGCGGGTGCCCACCCATTTCTCGAACAGGTACTGCCCCACCTGGTCCTGATTCTCATCCAGGTACTGGGCCCGGTAGACGATGTTGCCATTGGCATCGTAGCGGGTTGAGTCCAGCACGGCGGCCCGCCAGCCCTGGGCGGCGCGGCCCGTGTACCGGTTTATCCACAGGCCGGTTTCGGTGAACCGGAAACGACCGTTCGGGCCCTGGGTTATCAGCAGCTGCCCTTGGCACAGGTCCCCGTTTTTGTTGGTGGCCCGCCAGTCTTTCACCAGCCTACCCTGTTGCTCCACCAGGCCCTGTTCAGATTTGCTCAAGCTGTGGTGGTACCAGTAGTCCTCGGTGGTTTTGTAGGGACTGAAAACGGTGCAGCCCGATAAGCCGGTCAGGGCGGCGAGAATA belongs to Hymenobacter cellulosilyticus and includes:
- a CDS encoding PQQ-dependent sugar dehydrogenase, whose translation is MLLRAHAAALGLTFYTGTAFPEDARGDLFLAMRGSWNRSVGSGYKVVRVRMNAAGLPETAAADGRGASYEDFVTGWQINEGQAAPPQVWGRPVGIITGPDGSLLIAEDGTGIVWRVSYRGN